The following are encoded together in the Bacillus sp. NP157 genome:
- a CDS encoding heme ABC transporter ATP-binding protein, whose product MDGQLRAADISVVRQGRAILRDVSLTATRGRLLVLVGPNGAGKSTLLGCLAGRVAPVAGHAELDGMPLPAWDPRALARRRAMLSQRVDLGFGFTAREVVLLGRSPHPGGGDRDDAIVAAALRAAHAWTLRDRRYTALSGGEQQRVQLARVLAQVWDGGRTGAWLLLDEPEAGLDIAHQHFILRRARACAEAGFGVVAVLHDLNLAARYADEVAVLAAGALLRHGPPAEALDTALLSEIYGIPLGRSFGIDAA is encoded by the coding sequence ATGGACGGACAGCTTCGTGCCGCGGATATCTCCGTGGTTCGGCAAGGGCGTGCCATCCTGCGCGATGTGTCGCTGACCGCCACCCGCGGCCGGCTACTGGTGTTGGTAGGCCCGAACGGGGCCGGCAAAAGCACGCTGCTCGGTTGCCTGGCCGGCCGGGTCGCGCCGGTGGCTGGCCACGCCGAACTCGATGGCATGCCCTTGCCAGCGTGGGACCCCCGTGCACTCGCCCGGCGTCGCGCGATGCTCTCGCAGCGGGTCGACCTGGGTTTCGGTTTCACCGCGCGCGAAGTGGTCCTGCTCGGCCGTAGCCCGCATCCCGGGGGTGGCGACCGCGATGACGCGATTGTCGCCGCCGCGCTGCGCGCGGCGCATGCATGGACGTTGCGCGACCGTCGCTACACGGCGCTGTCCGGCGGTGAACAGCAGCGCGTCCAGCTGGCCCGCGTGCTGGCCCAGGTCTGGGACGGCGGCCGCACGGGTGCGTGGCTGTTGCTGGACGAGCCCGAGGCTGGCCTCGACATCGCCCACCAGCATTTCATCCTGCGCCGGGCGCGGGCCTGCGCCGAGGCAGGCTTCGGCGTGGTCGCGGTCTTGCACGACCTCAACCTGGCCGCGCGCTATGCCGACGAAGTGGCCGTCCTGGCGGCGGGTGCGCTGCTCCGCCACGGGCCACCCGCCGAGGCCCTCGACACGGCCTTACTCTCGGAAATCTATGGGATTCCGCTGGGCCGCTCGTTCGGCATCGATGCGGCCTGA
- a CDS encoding iron ABC transporter permease has protein sequence MLGALALLLLATATWSLTRGAMAITSADIAGALWRWLSGDALRGDDNVVLSLRLPRLLLAVMVGSALAAGGTTMQGLFRNPLADPGLIGVSAGAAVGAVAAIVLGGQSGSWRVALCAFVGGLVATTLVFLIGRRRPGVASLLLAGVAINAIAMAGVGLMTYLANENQLRDLTFWSLGSLGGASWSRLAIVAPWIMLPLLCLPRAAAALNALLLGDGEAALLGFRPERLQPLLVGLVALSVGASVAFTGVIGFVGLVVPHVLRMGFGPDHRFLLPASALGGAILLVAADALARTVVAPGELPIGVLTALVGGPFFLWLLLSRRIGEQAS, from the coding sequence ATGCTCGGCGCGCTGGCGTTGCTGCTGCTCGCCACGGCCACGTGGAGCCTGACCCGCGGAGCCATGGCGATCACGTCCGCCGATATCGCCGGTGCCCTGTGGCGCTGGCTATCCGGCGACGCCCTGCGCGGCGACGACAACGTGGTGCTCTCCCTGCGCCTGCCTCGCCTGCTGCTCGCCGTGATGGTCGGATCGGCGCTGGCGGCTGGCGGCACGACGATGCAGGGGCTGTTCCGCAATCCGCTGGCGGATCCGGGGCTCATCGGCGTGTCGGCGGGGGCGGCCGTTGGTGCCGTCGCGGCGATCGTCCTCGGCGGCCAGTCCGGCTCGTGGCGGGTGGCGCTTTGCGCGTTCGTCGGCGGCCTCGTGGCGACGACCCTGGTCTTCCTGATCGGCCGTCGTCGCCCCGGCGTTGCCAGCCTGCTGCTCGCCGGCGTCGCGATCAACGCCATCGCCATGGCCGGCGTGGGCCTGATGACTTACCTCGCCAACGAAAACCAGTTGCGCGACCTGACCTTCTGGTCGCTCGGCAGCCTGGGCGGCGCGAGCTGGTCGCGGCTGGCGATCGTCGCGCCGTGGATCATGCTTCCGCTGCTGTGCCTGCCACGCGCCGCGGCGGCGTTGAATGCGTTGCTGCTGGGCGATGGCGAAGCGGCGCTGCTCGGCTTTCGCCCCGAGCGCCTGCAGCCGCTGCTGGTCGGCCTCGTCGCGCTCTCCGTCGGCGCATCGGTGGCGTTCACCGGGGTGATCGGTTTCGTCGGGCTGGTGGTGCCGCACGTGCTGCGCATGGGTTTCGGCCCCGACCATCGCTTCCTCCTGCCTGCGTCCGCGCTGGGCGGTGCGATCCTTTTGGTGGCGGCGGATGCACTGGCCAGGACCGTCGTCGCGCCGGGCGAGCTGCCCATCGGCGTGCTGACGGCACTGGTGGGTGGGCCCTTCTTCCTCTGGTTGCTGTTGAGCCGGCGGATTGGGGAGCAGGCATCGTGA
- a CDS encoding ABC transporter substrate-binding protein, with protein MTARHVVLALALVASSGLSHAATRIVSLGGDVTETIYAIHAQAQLAGVDSTSTYPDAAHALPDVGYVRQLSAEGVLALRPDLILATHDAGPATAIEQIRSAGVRIETLPVSRSPADIEVKIRRIGELTGHANEASKLADDVASRFAALAKAVAVMPTHPRAVFLMSTGEGSPMAAGNDTAADRAIALAGGINVAAGVPGYKAVSPEALVAMKPDAILLMKEREDAVGGIDGVLKMPGVADTPAGKAKRIYFVEGQALLGFGPRTAEKAAALQASWSRP; from the coding sequence ATGACGGCGCGGCACGTGGTTCTCGCGCTGGCGCTGGTCGCGTCGTCGGGCCTGTCGCACGCGGCGACGCGCATCGTGTCGCTCGGCGGCGACGTCACCGAGACGATCTATGCCATCCATGCGCAGGCACAGCTCGCCGGCGTCGACAGCACCAGCACGTACCCCGACGCGGCGCACGCGCTGCCCGACGTCGGCTATGTCCGCCAGCTCAGTGCGGAAGGCGTGCTGGCACTCCGGCCGGACCTGATCCTGGCGACGCACGATGCCGGGCCGGCCACCGCGATCGAGCAGATCCGGAGTGCCGGCGTGCGGATCGAAACCTTGCCGGTCTCGCGCTCGCCGGCGGACATCGAAGTGAAGATCCGTCGCATCGGCGAACTCACTGGCCATGCAAACGAAGCCAGCAAGCTGGCCGACGACGTGGCAAGCCGTTTCGCCGCGCTGGCAAAGGCCGTGGCGGTGATGCCGACGCATCCGCGTGCGGTGTTCCTGATGTCGACGGGCGAGGGCAGTCCGATGGCGGCGGGGAACGACACCGCCGCCGATCGCGCGATCGCCCTGGCCGGTGGCATCAACGTGGCCGCCGGCGTGCCGGGCTACAAGGCGGTGTCGCCCGAGGCACTGGTCGCCATGAAGCCGGACGCCATCCTCCTGATGAAAGAGCGCGAGGACGCGGTGGGTGGGATCGACGGCGTGCTGAAGATGCCGGGCGTGGCCGACACGCCCGCGGGCAAGGCGAAGCGGATCTACTTCGTCGAAGGCCAGGCGCTGCTCGGCTTCGGCCCGCGCACGGCCGAAAAAGCCGCGGCGTTGCAAGCCAGCTGGTCACGTCCGTGA
- a CDS encoding TonB-dependent hemoglobin/transferrin/lactoferrin family receptor, translating into MFHSRKNLLTAAVGAALLCGHAVQAADAPAAPIAATTADELPRITVTAIGSSLRFDAPATVTVIDRQKMDRHLVANIRDLVKYEPGVSVVGTAGRWGLDSYTIRGLDGNRVSILTDGVPASSSFGFSTTGMRAGRSFVDPDTLKAVEITRGPASALNPSDSLGGTVRYTTKDPADYLKDGKDTYVSVRERYDSADRSLGTSLTLAGGRPDNGLVIVANHIEGHDLGNKGDVATQDYTRTRPDPLTQDTTSLLAKYVHVADSGREDRVTADFYRNNVDTNVLSAVGQAGTTRLLTDNANDRATRQRVSVGQRFPTIDMGIADSLAWDVYWQKSETESQTRTLANVPSRAATYDRLYLSDLQERVYGGHLVFGKTIDAGGMQQHIAYGIEASRTTPTGQLGGQGTNLATGVTSSSSPYMPENYPLRFFPRNDTDRYAVFAQDEFAFLDGRLRVTPGVRWDHYAFKPDQDDPYYQSSFVQEGLDDVKKNRFSPKLGVTWSVTDNVELFGNYSQGFRPPLYNELAVAWGTARLYGIVPNPNLKPETSKGIEIGVRGNGELGYFSASAYYNRYRNFIYGGFTLPRSEWPQWAINQNLLIVMQAVNFPKATIKGVEASGGLMLGALDASLQGWRIEGNLAASRGDKTTYEGGWSPLDSVDPLTATLGVAYDAKTWGAELIGKGVQRKSRLDDDTAFRAPGYATLDLYAHWKPWQPLELMAGVTNIADRKYWDWGSLHGGVLANVATGGGVDDTQARNAQIERLTMPGRALVVSARYTF; encoded by the coding sequence GTGTTCCACTCCAGGAAGAACCTCCTCACCGCCGCCGTCGGTGCGGCGCTGCTCTGTGGCCATGCCGTACAGGCCGCCGACGCGCCCGCCGCACCCATCGCCGCCACCACGGCGGACGAGTTGCCGCGCATCACGGTCACGGCGATCGGCTCGTCGCTACGCTTCGACGCGCCGGCCACGGTCACCGTCATCGACCGCCAGAAGATGGATCGCCACCTCGTCGCCAACATCCGCGACCTCGTGAAATACGAGCCGGGCGTGTCGGTGGTGGGCACCGCCGGCCGCTGGGGCCTGGACAGCTACACCATCCGTGGTCTCGACGGTAACCGCGTGTCGATCCTGACCGACGGCGTCCCGGCGTCGAGTTCGTTCGGCTTCTCGACCACCGGCATGCGCGCCGGTCGCAGCTTCGTCGATCCGGACACGCTCAAGGCGGTGGAAATCACCCGCGGCCCCGCCTCCGCGCTGAACCCGTCCGACTCGCTCGGTGGCACCGTGCGCTACACCACGAAGGACCCGGCCGATTACCTGAAGGACGGCAAGGACACGTACGTCTCGGTGCGCGAGCGCTACGACAGCGCGGACCGTTCGCTGGGCACGTCGCTTACGCTGGCTGGCGGCCGCCCGGACAACGGGCTGGTGATCGTAGCCAACCACATCGAAGGCCACGACCTCGGCAACAAGGGCGACGTCGCGACGCAGGACTACACCCGTACGCGACCGGACCCGCTGACCCAGGACACCACGAGCCTCCTGGCGAAATACGTGCACGTGGCCGACAGCGGTCGCGAAGACCGGGTCACCGCCGACTTCTATCGCAACAACGTCGACACCAACGTACTCAGCGCCGTCGGCCAGGCCGGCACGACGCGCCTGCTCACCGACAACGCCAACGACCGCGCCACCCGCCAGCGTGTCTCCGTCGGCCAGCGCTTCCCGACCATCGACATGGGAATCGCCGACTCGCTCGCATGGGACGTGTACTGGCAGAAGTCCGAGACCGAGTCGCAGACGCGCACGCTGGCCAACGTACCGTCGCGCGCCGCGACGTACGACCGCCTCTACCTCAGCGACCTGCAGGAACGCGTCTATGGCGGCCACCTGGTCTTCGGCAAGACGATCGACGCCGGCGGCATGCAGCAGCACATCGCCTATGGCATCGAAGCCTCGCGCACCACGCCCACCGGCCAGCTGGGCGGGCAGGGCACCAACCTCGCCACGGGGGTGACGTCGAGCAGCTCGCCGTACATGCCCGAGAACTACCCGCTGCGTTTCTTCCCGCGCAACGACACGGACCGATATGCGGTGTTCGCGCAGGACGAGTTCGCCTTCCTCGACGGCCGCCTCCGCGTCACGCCCGGCGTGCGCTGGGACCACTACGCGTTCAAGCCGGACCAGGACGATCCCTACTACCAGAGTTCGTTCGTGCAGGAGGGGCTCGATGACGTGAAGAAGAATCGCTTCTCGCCCAAGCTCGGCGTCACCTGGTCGGTGACCGACAACGTCGAACTGTTCGGCAATTACAGCCAGGGTTTTCGTCCGCCGCTGTACAACGAGCTGGCCGTCGCCTGGGGTACGGCACGCCTGTATGGCATCGTGCCGAATCCGAACCTCAAGCCCGAAACCAGCAAGGGCATCGAGATCGGCGTGCGCGGCAATGGCGAGCTCGGTTACTTCAGCGCCAGCGCGTACTACAACCGCTACCGCAACTTCATCTATGGCGGCTTCACCCTGCCTCGCAGCGAATGGCCGCAGTGGGCGATCAACCAGAACCTGCTGATCGTGATGCAGGCGGTGAACTTCCCGAAGGCGACGATCAAAGGCGTGGAAGCCTCGGGCGGGCTCATGCTCGGCGCGCTCGATGCATCGCTGCAGGGCTGGCGCATCGAAGGCAACCTGGCCGCGTCGCGTGGCGACAAGACGACCTACGAGGGTGGCTGGTCGCCGCTCGACAGCGTCGATCCGCTGACGGCGACGCTCGGCGTGGCCTACGACGCGAAGACCTGGGGTGCCGAGTTGATCGGCAAGGGCGTGCAGCGCAAGTCGCGGCTGGACGACGACACCGCGTTCCGCGCGCCGGGCTACGCCACGCTCGACCTGTATGCCCACTGGAAGCCGTGGCAGCCACTCGAGCTGATGGCCGGCGTGACCAACATCGCCGATCGCAAGTACTGGGACTGGGGTTCGCTGCACGGGGGCGTGCTGGCCAACGTCGCCACGGGCGGCGGTGTCGACGACACCCAGGCACGCAACGCGCAGATCGAACGCCTGACCATGCCCGGCCGCGCACTCGTGGTCTCGGCCCGCTACACCTTCTGA
- the ugpC gene encoding sn-glycerol-3-phosphate ABC transporter ATP-binding protein UgpC yields the protein MAAVTLDKVRKVYPNGHVALNEASFEIADGELLVLVGPSGCGKTTLLRMIAGLESISGGTMRIGDRVVNDVAPKDRDIAMVFQNYALYPHMTVRENLGFGLRLRGVDKAEIDKRVATASDMLGLDERLDHRPAALSGGQRQRVALGRALVRDPSVFLLDEPLSNLDAKLRLSTRVEIARIHRRVGATMVYVTHDQIEAMTLGQRIVVLNGGVVQQLDTPMNLYNKPANLFVAGFLGSPAMNLFHGTLRREDGLRLVMQEGSITLGVDSPGLAAYIDKPLVVGLRPEDLLTVADHAGIDERLRAHVEVVEPVGNEVFLNMRHAGEELVSRVPPHSTIQPGTDVGLGFHAERLHFFDPESTARIDA from the coding sequence ATGGCAGCGGTCACCCTCGACAAGGTGCGCAAGGTTTACCCCAACGGCCATGTGGCCCTGAACGAAGCCAGCTTCGAGATCGCCGACGGCGAACTGCTGGTGCTGGTCGGGCCCTCCGGCTGCGGCAAGACCACGCTGCTGCGCATGATCGCGGGGCTGGAGTCGATTTCCGGCGGCACGATGCGGATCGGCGACCGGGTGGTCAACGACGTCGCGCCGAAGGATCGCGACATCGCCATGGTGTTCCAGAACTACGCGCTCTATCCGCACATGACGGTGCGCGAGAACCTGGGCTTCGGCCTGCGCCTGCGCGGCGTGGACAAGGCCGAGATCGACAAGCGCGTCGCCACGGCCTCCGACATGCTCGGCCTGGACGAGCGCCTCGACCACCGCCCCGCGGCGCTTTCCGGTGGCCAGCGCCAGCGCGTGGCGTTGGGGCGTGCGCTGGTCCGCGATCCGTCGGTGTTCCTGCTCGACGAACCGCTGTCCAACCTCGATGCGAAGCTGCGCCTGTCGACCCGCGTGGAAATCGCGCGGATCCATCGCCGCGTCGGCGCGACGATGGTGTACGTCACCCACGACCAGATCGAAGCGATGACGCTCGGCCAGCGCATCGTCGTGCTCAACGGTGGCGTCGTGCAGCAGCTCGACACGCCGATGAACCTGTACAACAAGCCGGCCAACCTGTTCGTCGCGGGCTTCCTCGGTAGCCCGGCGATGAACCTGTTCCACGGCACGCTGCGTCGCGAAGACGGACTGCGGCTGGTCATGCAGGAAGGCAGCATCACGCTCGGCGTCGACAGCCCCGGGCTTGCCGCTTACATCGACAAGCCACTGGTGGTCGGCCTGCGTCCGGAAGACCTGCTCACCGTCGCCGACCATGCGGGCATCGACGAGCGCCTGCGCGCGCACGTGGAAGTGGTCGAGCCGGTGGGCAACGAAGTGTTCCTCAACATGCGCCACGCCGGCGAAGAACTCGTTTCGCGCGTTCCCCCGCACTCGACGATCCAGCCCGGCACGGATGTCGGCCTCGGCTTCCATGCCGAACGCCTGCACTTCTTCGACCCCGAGAGCACGGCCCGCATCGACGCCTGA